Below is a genomic region from Melitaea cinxia chromosome 20, ilMelCinx1.1, whole genome shotgun sequence.
ttaattaaaaaatagcaaTAGCCTTCTTACAAACTAAAAACTCTTTTCTAAAGTAACAATTTAAAGTGAAAATGAATAAAGGAGAACCTCTTTGaataagattaattatttttaaatttcatgaaataaaaattatatatatttataaacaccTACCAATGAAGCATATAAAGAACTGAAAAATTTGTATAATCTCTTAACAGGTTGATGTGTTTTCTTATCTGCGTTGAAGAGCCACTGCAGGGCTGACACTGATACTGCACCATCAAAACTACCAGCTTTAAACGGTACACCTTCTCCCATATCTGCTAGTATTAAATCTCCTTCTGTTTCTCTTTCTAATGCAACATCTGTAACACACAATAATTAACACGTATACataatcattaatataataatttgcaaAATACATAGGacataattatactttataGTACACCACTAAGCTAGGAATAAAGATGTGCACTAGAATTAAGGCACAATGAGGCAGCCTTATATAGAATATCAATTTTTTCCAGGCATTATTCAATtgaaaatattagtattaattataaatactagGTTCCGACTTCATATATAGGAAACTTTGGTAAAATCATGcatagttttatttacttaataattatttaccaaGCATGGAGGGTGATATGTCTAAGCCAATCCACATATGTCCAGACTCTTCTAGTACTGAACCTGATAATCCTGAACCACAACCTATGTCTAGCAACAGACATGGTGTGTCTTCGGGCAGTAGCAGTAGCTCCAAACATCGCTCAGTCATTTGCGCTTGGATATCTATGATTCGTgaactgaaaaattaaaactgcttaatatatcgacaagtaatactcttacaataaaatattttaaggttttaCTAACTTTTGTGTGTATTTCCTGGCCTCATCTTCATTGTAAAactgcaaaaaatatatattgcacAGTTAGTAAGATCGTAGCAAGTgtgaattaaacaaaatttataaactttaaaatattacaagttcAGGTGGGGCTTGATGTTCCGGTCGTTTAGACATATTTATTgcgttttaaaacttatttgaccaaacaaaacactaaaaataaataaacataacctCAAATAACAAGTTCACATTTCTCAGCTGTCATAATAAATGCAATGCCGTGTATTCCACTTAGCGACCGGGACGACCGCGACATCCTTTCTGGGCGCGTCCCACTTAAGGCCCCAACATCATCGATCACGACCGCTGAAACTTGAAAGCCTGAATTTGTCGTTCCActtccactaacgtaaaaaaaGCCACGGTCACATTTGAGTGCTATCAGGTGTCAGCTGTGTGCTGATAATATGACGGTATGGTGAAACACGAAGCTATGGGGTTTGTGAGTGaatatttcgcatggattggagtaaaacttaatttaacgTGGATTCCCAGGAATCGAAGGACAGATAAGATTCACAATTTGGCGgttgttcttttttaaatttccgccacgttttgatgaaagccaactttgacccacctatattttgtgggcgaagtggtcgcgaacagtgacgtcatctatgaTGTCAAGCGATCGCTCTTTGGCGACCATGGGCTTTAGGTCGAACGAGAATAGGTGCCGCGGGCGTTGCGAACGTTTAGTGAAACGCGGCCTATATGTACCGATATACCGACCTATATACGTACTGACGAAAGTTATGACACTCGTACTAATCTCTCACGGTCTCACCATTGGAATTGGGCTTAGTTGCATGATGTTGTTTTAGCAACCACACCGTTTGAGTCAtgcttcattgtaattggttatattgagtgacgtttcattataattggttatattttaaaacataaatgcgttACGTGGGATAAAAAAAGAGACAGAGTTCTATACTCTCTTCGTTGCACAGCACACCCATCGATCGTCATGCCTATGGCGGTCGTAAGCTAAAAAGAAAAGCGCAACCAAAGCAAGCTGACTTACCCACATTACTGTAGTTAACACATGTTATAAGTCTAAACTTTTAAACCTTGGAGTAGTTatcctaaattttttaaaagaattgcCTCCGAGTCTTATAGGTCCACTCGTGACAAGAGCGGCAAGGGCTGGAAATTCTATGGCTAGAGACTAATTCTCTATTCTTTGCAATTTAACGGGGATACTTTATAGGTATTTTAGATGAGaagtgtataatttaaaatgtcgcACAAATCAGAAGTCGCGTTGCGAAATCAGGGACTATAATTTATACGtcgtatttataatttaatacttttcaGTTGCAACGTAATCGGTAGTTTGACTAAGACCGCCTTTGACACGCGtttgtttaatatgtaaaaatggaGCGAAGGACTCGAATCCAgctctaaataaattttaaaaaaattgacacgTTTTATAATATGAATGTAAATACCGCCAAAAAAGCAAAAATCAACGAGTACAtactattttacatatatagaaTCAgtgacatttaataaaaataaataaataaatgttttttttcttactttaacTTGAatcaaagagtatatatataaaggtacGTGAATATAAAGGGTATCATACAACACAAATGTGTATGTATTAAATCGTAACTATTTAATCGTAAAGTTTGTCTAATATTCCATATATAATGGACCTCGAAAGTGAGTAAATTAAACAGGAcattttaataagaatttatCTATTAAAACTTTCAGGATTTCAAAAATAGTCATcgtgtatattttaaaacttataacattttaaaatggtCTCTTACAGactgttgtaaaaataaaaatgtcgaaAACATTAAGTCTGAAAAAGGTATGTCTGTATTTTATATTGTGGTTATAGATAGCAGTGTTGTCTATAAATAATGgcgtttttattttgttttagtcaAAACCGAATGCATCTAAAAATCAAAAAGCTATAACacagttttttaaaaatgtttcaaatgaTGTTAAAAAGTCTCCTGTTAAACAGTCTCCTGTTAAGCAGTCTCCAGAGGAAACTAAATCTGATTTAAGAATATGTAAGAGAAAATTTTCATCAGCTGAACAGGTAAACACATTGAGAGATGAAGAAAAACcaactaaaaaatgtaaaatagtcGGTACTAATGTTTCAATAGAAAAACAAAACGGCACACTTAGTCTTGAACAATTAAAGTCGGAAAAATTAAAGTCTGATTTTCATCATTCACCTGAAAAGAATGTAAATAGAACAGTAAATAATGATAAACAAAGTTCCTGCAGCGTAGATAATAAATCACCTTTGCTGTCACTATCTCCCaatagtataaaaaatcaagtaaaatatacaaataacctAGATTGTAATA
It encodes:
- the LOC123663376 gene encoding probable 18S rRNA (guanine-N(7))-methyltransferase, with the protein product MSKRPEHQAPPELFYNEDEARKYTQNSRIIDIQAQMTERCLELLLLPEDTPCLLLDIGCGSGLSGSVLEESGHMWIGLDISPSMLDVALERETEGDLILADMGEGVPFKAGSFDGAVSVSALQWLFNADKKTHQPVKRLYKFFSSLYASLSRSARAVFQFYPENESQLDLLTSQAMKAGFYGGVVVDYPNSAKAKKFFLVLMTGGAAPLPQALGTEESDNSLQIKYARREACKAARGKPLKNTRAWLLEKKERRRKQGKETKPDTKYTGRKRSGRF